The proteins below come from a single Argentina anserina chromosome 1, drPotAnse1.1, whole genome shotgun sequence genomic window:
- the LOC126786101 gene encoding mitogen-activated protein kinase kinase 6 isoform X2, whose product MKTKTPLNLKKQLKLSVPAQETNITSFLTASGTFHDGGLLLNQKGLRLTSEAKEPSDNKELNVELSLEDLETIKVIGKGSGGVVQLVRHKWVGKLFALKVIQMNIQEEIRKQIVQELKINQAAQCPHVVVCHHSFYHNGAISLVLEYMDRGSLADVIRQIKTILEPYLAVVCKQVLQGLVYLHNERHVIHRDIKPSNLLVNHKGEVKITDFGVSASLASSMGQRDTFVGTYNYMSPERIKGGTYDYSSDIWSLGMVILECAIGRFPYMQSEDEQSWPSFYELLEAIVGSPPPVAPPDQFSPEFCSFVSACIQKDPQHRSSTLDLLSHPFIKKFEDKDIDLEILVGSLESPVNFPR is encoded by the exons ATGAAGACTAAGACGCCATTGAATCTGAAGAAGCAGCTCAAGCTCTCTGTTCCTGCTCAAGAAACCAACATCACCTCATTCTT GACTGCCAGTGGTACATTTCATGATGGGGGTTTGCTTCTGAACCAGAAAGGGTTGCGGCTTACCTCCGAAGCGAAAGAG CCTTCTGATAATAAGGAGCTCAATGTTGAACTTTCCTTGGAAGATCTTGAGACTATCAAAGTGATTGGGAAGGGAAGTGGTGGTGTAGTCCAACTTGTCCGCCATAAATGGGTTGGAAAACTATTTGCCTTGAAG GTTATTCAGATGAACATACAAGAGGAGATTCGTAAACAAATTGTGCAGGAGCTAAAAATAAACCAAGCAGCACAATGTCCACATGTGGTGGTTTGCCACCACTCCTTTTATCACAATGGGGCAATTTCTCTTGTGTTAGAATACATGGATCGTGGATCTCTTGCAGATGTAATCAGACAAATTAAGACAATTCTTGAACCATATCTTGCAGTCGTTTGTAAACAG GTTTTACAAGGGCTTGTCTACTTGCACAATGAAAGACATGTAATTCACAGAGACATAAAACCATCCAATCTGCTAGTAAACCACAAAGGGGAGGTCAAGATTACTGATTTTGGTGTGAGTGCTTCACTTGCTAGCTCCATGGGTCAGAGGGATACATTCGTTGGTACTTACAATTATATGTCG ccAGAGAGAATTAAAGGAGGCACTTATGACTATAGCAGTGACATTTGGAGTTTAGGCATGGTGATACTTGAGTGTGCTATTGGGCGGTTCCCTTACATGCAATCTGAAGATGAACAAAGCTGGCCAAGCTTTTATGAGCTTTTAGAGGCAATTGTTGGAAGCCCACCTCCTGTTGCTCCACCAGATCAGTTCTCTCCCGAATTCTGTTCTTTTGTGTCTGCCTG CATACAGAAGGATCCTCAACACAGATCATCAACTTTGGACCTTTTG AGTCACCCATTCATCAAAAAGTTCGAAGACAAGGACATTGATCTTGAAATTCTGGTGGGTAGCCTGGAATCTCCTGTAAATTTTCCCAGATAG
- the LOC126793494 gene encoding LOW QUALITY PROTEIN: pentatricopeptide repeat-containing protein At5g65560-like (The sequence of the model RefSeq protein was modified relative to this genomic sequence to represent the inferred CDS: inserted 3 bases in 2 codons; deleted 1 base in 1 codon) gives MREAKFLGIGDLKTLYSDMVLDRIRPDLHIYNIMVNAYCKLGNVVEAGVYLSKIVEAGLKPNTNTYNSLIMGHCRNKDVDSAFGIFKVIPDKGCRTDVVSYNVLIHGLCAAGRSREAFELFGNMEKDERVPDAPTYNVLIHALCRGGRRMEGMNLFREMKEKGCEPSVNTYNVLITSLCDENKIEYARKVLDLMSAKGLVPDVVTYNALIDGFCKEGAVEVAFGILDLMESNKCRPNAGIFTELIHGFCKRNNVHQAMALLDRMLERKLSPDRITYNSLINGQCKAGHVDSAYRLLNLMKHSGVVPDQWSYSVIIDSLCKFGRLEEAQFIFDSLKEKVIKSNEVIFTALLDVYCKIGKLDDARILFDRMLVEGCVPNSYTYCAFLGGLCKEEKXKEALSVVEQMLSTGVQPTVHTCNVLINHVLKEGNFEHAQRFLNEFVSLGYQPDAVMYGTFVHTYCSIDDIKEAEKVMIKMDEEGVSADSLTYAFLIEAYLRLGLVESAFDVFQRMVNAHCSPCHRIYSLLIKHLSNEKLLKIDDNVIGLQMVSSVPSADIWKTVDFEIALELLQKMDEHGCAPNMSTYSELIVALCKVRNLDVARKLYAHMRDSSISPSEYICNSLLQCCCRLKEYGEXAILVDTMIQLGYLPALQACKLLVCGLFEEENNEKAKSVFCRILCCAYNYDEVAWKVLLEGLLQRGHIIRCSEMVTVIENMGYKLHPETYSMLIEGF, from the exons atGCGTGAAGCCAAGTTTCTCGGAATTGGAGATTTGAAAACGTTGTACTCAGACATGGTATTGGATCGAATACGCCCTgatttgcatatatataatatcatgGTGAATGCCTATTGTAAACTAGGCAATGTGGTTGAGGCTGGTGTGTATCTTAGTAAGATAGTCGAGGCCGGTTTGAAGCCGAATACGAATACTTATAATTCTTTGATAATGGGGCATTGTAGGAATAAGGATGTAGATAGTGCTTTTGGGATTTTTAAGGTGATCCCTGACAAGGGTTGTAGAACAGATGTGGTTTCCTATAATGTGTTGATACATGGGCTTTGTGCGGCTGGGAGGAGCCGTGAGGCGTTTGAGTTGTTTGGTAATATGGAGAAGGATGAGCGTGTGCCAGATGCGCCGACATATAATGTGCTTATTCATGCGTTGTGTAGAGGGGGGAGGAGAATGGAGGGGATGAATTTGTTTAGGGAGATGAAGGAGAAGGGGTGTGAGCCGAGTGTGAATACTTATAATGTGCTTATTACTAGCTTGTGTGACGAGAATAAGATTGAGTATGCTAGAAAGGTTCTGGACCTGATGTCGGCGAAAGGGTTGGTTCCGGATGTTGTCACATATAATGCATTGATTGATGGGTTTTGCAAGGAGGGAGCGGTTGAGGTTGCTTTCGGGATTCTGGATTTGATGGAATCTAATAAGTGCCGTCCCAATGCTGGCATATTTACTGAATTGATTCATGGGTTTTGCAAAAGGAACAATGTGCACCAGGCGATGGCGCTTCTTGATAGGATGCTTGAACGGAAGCTCTCACCGGACCGGATTACATACAATTCATTGATCAATGGGCAGTGTAAAGCAGGTCATGTAGATAGTGCTTATAGGTTGCTTAATTTGATGAAACATAGTGGTGTAGTTCCTGACCAGTGGTCTTACAGTGTTATCATTGACAGTCTCTGTAAGTTTGGGAGATTAGAAGAAGCTCAATTCATATTTGATTCCCTCAAGGAGAAAGTCATCAAGTCTAATGAAGTGATTTTTACTGCTTTACTTGATGTCTATTGCAAGATTGGGAAACTTGATGATGCTCGCATTTTATTTGATAGAATGCTTGTTGAGGGTTGTGTCCCAAACTCATATACTTATTGTGCCTTCCTAGGTGGGCTGTGCAAAGAGGAAA CAAAGGAAGCATTGTCAGTGGTGGAACAGATGTTAAGTACTGGTGTGCAGCCTACGGTCCATACTTGTAACGTTCTAATTAACCATGTGCTAAAAGAAGGGAATTTCGAACATGCTCAGAGGTTTCTAAATGAATTTGTCTCTCTTGGTTACCAACCTGATGCAGTTATGTACGGTACATTTGTTCATACATATTGCAGCATTGATGATATTAAAGAAGCAGAGAAGGTAATGATTAAGATGGATGAAGAAGGAGTTTCTGCAGATTCTTTGACATATGCATTTTTGATCGAGGCATATCTCCGTTTGGGATTAGTAGAATCTGCATTTGATGTCTTTCAGCGCATGGTTAATGCTCATTGCAGCCCTTGTCATCGCATCTATTCCTTACTCATCAAACACCTGTCAAATGAAAAGTTGCTGAAGATTGATGATAATGTAATAGGACTTCAAATGGTTTCAAGTGTCCCATCAGCTGATATATGGAAAACAGTGGACTTTGAAATTGCTTTAGAGCTCCTTCAGAAGATGGATGAACATGGCTGTGCACCAAATATGAGCACTTACAGCGAGCTTATTGTGGCACTTTGCAAAGTTAGGAACTTGGACGTAGCCCGTAAATTGTATGCTCATATGAGAGATAGCAGTATTTCTCCCAGTGAGTATATTTGTAATTCTCTTCTTCAATGCTGCTGTAGGTTGAAAGAATATGGAGA AGCTATTTTGGTGGACACTATGATACAGCTTGGTTATTTACCAGCATTGCAGGCATGCAAATTGCTCGTATGCGGACTCTTTGAAGAAGAGAATAACGAGAAAGCAAAATCTGTTTTCTGCCGAATTCTTTGTTGCGCGTATAACTACGATGAAGTAGCTTGGAAAGTTCTTCTTGAAGGTTTACTTCAGAGAGGTCATATCATTAGGTGCTCTGAGATGGTAACCGTCATTGAGAATATGGGTTACAAGCTT CATCCTGAGACCTATTCAATGTTAATTGAGGGATTTTGA
- the LOC126786101 gene encoding mitogen-activated protein kinase kinase 6 isoform X1 codes for MKTKTPLNLKKQLKLSVPAQETNITSFLTASGTFHDGGLLLNQKGLRLTSEAKEVRPSDNKELNVELSLEDLETIKVIGKGSGGVVQLVRHKWVGKLFALKVIQMNIQEEIRKQIVQELKINQAAQCPHVVVCHHSFYHNGAISLVLEYMDRGSLADVIRQIKTILEPYLAVVCKQVLQGLVYLHNERHVIHRDIKPSNLLVNHKGEVKITDFGVSASLASSMGQRDTFVGTYNYMSPERIKGGTYDYSSDIWSLGMVILECAIGRFPYMQSEDEQSWPSFYELLEAIVGSPPPVAPPDQFSPEFCSFVSACIQKDPQHRSSTLDLLSHPFIKKFEDKDIDLEILVGSLESPVNFPR; via the exons ATGAAGACTAAGACGCCATTGAATCTGAAGAAGCAGCTCAAGCTCTCTGTTCCTGCTCAAGAAACCAACATCACCTCATTCTT GACTGCCAGTGGTACATTTCATGATGGGGGTTTGCTTCTGAACCAGAAAGGGTTGCGGCTTACCTCCGAAGCGAAAGAGGTTCGA CCTTCTGATAATAAGGAGCTCAATGTTGAACTTTCCTTGGAAGATCTTGAGACTATCAAAGTGATTGGGAAGGGAAGTGGTGGTGTAGTCCAACTTGTCCGCCATAAATGGGTTGGAAAACTATTTGCCTTGAAG GTTATTCAGATGAACATACAAGAGGAGATTCGTAAACAAATTGTGCAGGAGCTAAAAATAAACCAAGCAGCACAATGTCCACATGTGGTGGTTTGCCACCACTCCTTTTATCACAATGGGGCAATTTCTCTTGTGTTAGAATACATGGATCGTGGATCTCTTGCAGATGTAATCAGACAAATTAAGACAATTCTTGAACCATATCTTGCAGTCGTTTGTAAACAG GTTTTACAAGGGCTTGTCTACTTGCACAATGAAAGACATGTAATTCACAGAGACATAAAACCATCCAATCTGCTAGTAAACCACAAAGGGGAGGTCAAGATTACTGATTTTGGTGTGAGTGCTTCACTTGCTAGCTCCATGGGTCAGAGGGATACATTCGTTGGTACTTACAATTATATGTCG ccAGAGAGAATTAAAGGAGGCACTTATGACTATAGCAGTGACATTTGGAGTTTAGGCATGGTGATACTTGAGTGTGCTATTGGGCGGTTCCCTTACATGCAATCTGAAGATGAACAAAGCTGGCCAAGCTTTTATGAGCTTTTAGAGGCAATTGTTGGAAGCCCACCTCCTGTTGCTCCACCAGATCAGTTCTCTCCCGAATTCTGTTCTTTTGTGTCTGCCTG CATACAGAAGGATCCTCAACACAGATCATCAACTTTGGACCTTTTG AGTCACCCATTCATCAAAAAGTTCGAAGACAAGGACATTGATCTTGAAATTCTGGTGGGTAGCCTGGAATCTCCTGTAAATTTTCCCAGATAG